One region of Pseudomonas glycinae genomic DNA includes:
- a CDS encoding DUF6124 family protein, with protein sequence MFKPTPNPPETDPVSPYKFPDSRTLNEAAERALDHYLTPQQRIMGSHHKHDPMYMANPAYNTESLLANASESLGSASEMLNNFAATLEPAHRKTAIGIAQLVMLSELAVNQALDHVEVKT encoded by the coding sequence ATGTTCAAGCCAACACCGAACCCACCGGAAACCGATCCGGTATCTCCCTACAAATTCCCCGATTCTCGAACCCTTAACGAAGCGGCCGAACGCGCGCTCGACCATTACCTCACCCCACAACAACGCATCATGGGCAGCCACCACAAACACGACCCCATGTACATGGCCAACCCGGCGTACAACACCGAATCACTCCTGGCCAACGCCAGCGAATCATTGGGATCGGCCAGTGAAATGCTCAATAACTTTGCGGCCACGCTGGAGCCTGCCCATCGCAAGACTGCGATCGGAATTGCGCAGTTGGTGATGTTGAGTGAGTTGGCGGTGAATCAGGCGTTGGATCATGTTGAGGTGAAGACCTGA
- a CDS encoding PIN domain-containing protein: MTKLFVDTNIYLDFYRGARDRLSLFEELKKLKDKLIISEQGYREFQRNRTAQLINLAKEIKKTSSISIFTTAVVRDMVEHQKATRLQSEVHKLGKELERKINAMLEPKPGDDPVLDAYENLTKICTFIETEEKLITKAKTRKILGNPPISPDRHSVCDELLWEELLEFCDEDLIIVSNDKTFTENKKILRDEFASVNCGKSLTIVKSVSDALNILGAVSDRLESVEADMDLNSRKPPSRMADSILEIAIRKSSQIISKVQGNFFTLTMKNVTLGQTLPDEHHLTDAIDELMKMKLIVDVGDGVYELTEQGRAYEPFDD; this comes from the coding sequence GTGACAAAGCTATTTGTTGATACGAATATATATCTTGACTTTTATCGAGGTGCACGTGATAGGTTGTCTTTATTTGAAGAGCTAAAAAAACTAAAAGACAAACTCATAATTTCAGAGCAAGGGTATAGAGAGTTTCAGCGAAATCGAACGGCGCAATTAATTAATCTTGCTAAAGAGATTAAGAAAACCTCATCCATCTCGATCTTCACCACGGCGGTGGTGCGAGACATGGTTGAGCATCAAAAAGCAACGCGTCTACAATCCGAGGTTCACAAGCTTGGAAAAGAGTTGGAGAGGAAGATTAACGCAATGCTTGAACCTAAGCCGGGAGACGATCCTGTGCTTGATGCATACGAAAACCTTACTAAAATTTGCACTTTTATAGAAACGGAAGAGAAGCTTATCACCAAGGCTAAAACGCGGAAGATACTAGGAAATCCGCCAATATCACCTGATAGACACTCGGTTTGCGACGAGCTACTGTGGGAGGAGTTGCTTGAATTCTGTGATGAGGATTTGATAATCGTATCAAACGATAAGACGTTCACAGAAAACAAGAAGATTCTTAGGGATGAATTCGCTAGTGTTAATTGTGGGAAAAGCCTGACAATCGTAAAATCTGTGAGTGATGCGCTTAACATTTTAGGTGCGGTTTCAGATCGTTTAGAATCGGTAGAGGCTGATATGGATTTAAACTCCAGAAAACCCCCATCAAGAATGGCCGACTCCATACTGGAAATTGCGATTAGAAAATCATCCCAAATAATCTCAAAGGTCCAAGGCAATTTTTTCACTTTGACAATGAAAAACGTGACTCTGGGCCAAACACTACCTGACGAGCATCATCTTACTGATGCAATAGATGAACTCATGAAAATGAAACTAATCGTAGATGTTGGTGATGGTGTTTATGAGCTAACCGAACAAGGTCGAGCATATGAGCCGTTCGATGACTGA